Part of the Paenibacillus guangzhouensis genome is shown below.
TCCGCAACACCAAATTCAAGAAATTCTTTCAGCTTGTATCGTTTGCACCTTATTTCATCTCTACGGTCGTCATGGTATCGATCATCATGTTATTCCTGGCACCGCGGCTGGGCTTTGCCAATATCGCTCTGAATTTCTTCGGCTTCCATTCCGTGAATTTCCTGGGCGAGCCAGGGATGTTCCGTTCAATCTATGTCTGGTCTGATATTTGGCAAACTGCGGGGTACAGCGCCGTGATATATTTGGCAGCGCTTGCAGGTATTGATCCTACGTTGTATGAAGCGGCCAAGATAGACGGGGCGTCACGTTTTCAAAAAATCCGACATGTCGACTTGCCGGGAATTATGCCCACCATTGTGATCATCTTGATATTGAACGTTGGTAATGTAATGGCACTTGGCTTTGAAAAAGTCTATCTGCTTCAGAACCCGCTTAACCTTGCCAATTCCGAGATCATAGCAACCTATGTGTACCGGGTCGGACTGCTGAATGCCAACTATAGCTTTGCAACAGCAGTCGGATTGTTCAACTCGGTAATCAACTTGGTTCTACTGCTGACCGTGAACGGTCTGGCGAAGCGAATTACCAACAACAGCATCTGGTAGGAAAGGAGCACACCTATGGCAATAGCAGTTCAAAAGAAGATTAAAGAATCCGCAGGAGACCGTGCATTTCTGATCACAATTCATATTGTGCTGATTCTTGTAGCGATCGCGGTTATTTATCCGCTTATCTTCATTCTCAGCAGTTCAATCAGTAGTCCGGCAGCCGTTACGTCTGGCAAAGTGTGGCTCTGGCCTGTAGATATTTCCTTTAAGGGCTTCAAGGTACTGTTCAATACGTCAGAGATTATTACCGGCTACGCCAACTCTATTTTCTATACCGCGGCCGGAACGATCATCAGTGTGATTCTGACGATCATGATTGCATATCCGCTGTCCCGTAAAGGTTTCTTCGGACGGAATACGCTGATGATGATGATTACCTTCACGATGATCTTCAGCGGTGGACTGATCCCCACTTATATGGTAGTCAAACAGCTTCATCTGATTGATACTCGCTGGGCGCTGCTAATCCCGAACGCCATTTGGGTCTGGCAGGTCATTATCGCCCGCTCGTTCTTCCAATCCTCTATTCCGGAAGAGCTTTTGGAAGCCAGCGAAATTGACGGCTGCAGCGATCTGCGCTTCATCTGGAGTGTGGTCATCCCGCTGTCAAAACCGATCATTGCTGTACTCGTGCTCATGTATGCAGTAGGCCAGTGGAATGCGTATTTTGATGCTTTGATTTATTTGAAATCTGCAGACCTCTTCCCGCTTCAGCTTGTCCTGCGAAGTATCATCATCCAGAACAATAGCTCGGGCAACATGGACGCAGCGGCGATGGTAGAGCGTCAGCAGCTTGCCGAATTGTTGAAATATGCCTTGATTGTAGTCGCTACATTGCCTGTACTTGTAATCTATCCGTTCGTACAGCGCTATTTCGTGCAAGGGATGCTGGTCGGGTCTGTAAAGGGCTGATCCAGTATCAACTTCACCTGAGAGGGGGGATGCGGGCAGCTTTAGAACATGCGTTCAAGCCTCACCTGCAAAACTATAAAAGGGAGTGATCAGATTTGAAGAAGAGCATGGTAACATTATTAATGCTGGTTATGATATTCACGGTTGTGCTTAGCGGATGCGCAAGTAAAAATATAGATAACGCATCCAGCGGTCAGACCGGGAATGCAGGTTCCGAAGGTTCCGGCAAGCCGGTGAACATTAGCGTGTTTTCTGTTCAGGAATCCGGGATTGATATCCCAACTAACAAATTTACTCAATTTGTTTCAGAGAAATTCAATATCAAATTCAACTGGCAGATCAACCCTTCAGACGGGGCCAAAGAAAAACGCCAAATCTCGCTTGCGAGCGGCGACTACCCGGATGCCTACATGCTGACCCACTATATCGACCAGTTCTCCCAGGCAGATCTGCTGAAATACGGTAAGCAAGGCGTACTTCTCCCGCTGAATGATCTGATTGATAAGTATGGTCCAAATATCAAAGCAGCGATGGAAAATTATCCTGCAATGAAAACATTTAATACAGCACCGGACGGCAATATTTATGGTCTTGGCGCCTTTACAGAATGTTTCCACTGTTCCTACCCGAACAAGATGTGGATCAATACCGAATGGCTGAAGAAGCTGAACCTGGAAATGCCAAAAACAACCGAAGAATTCAAGCAAGTGCTGGAAGCCTTTAAAAGCGAAGATCCGAACGGCAATGGCAAGGCTGATGAAGTACCGCTGAGCGGTTCTACTGAAGATTTCGGCGTACGGATTATTCCATTCCTGATGAACGCTTTCGTCTACGACGATGACCGCAACTATCTGAATCTGGTTGCTGGAAAAGTACAATCCGCAGCAATCTCGCCAGAATGGAAAGAAGGATTGACTTACATCAAGTCCTTGTTCGATGCAGGGCTGATCGACCCAGGTGCCTTTACACAGAACGCAGAAGCGTTCAAGAAAATCGGTGAAAATGCCGGTGCAGAAATTCTTGGCGCAGGCGCAGGGATGCACCCGGCGATCTTCATCAACATTGATCCAGGCAACACCCGTTCCGCTCATTACAATCCGGTACCGCCGCTTACTGGACCGAACGGAATCTCTTATGCAACTCATGACGCTGGCGGTGTAGCTCCAGGCGCGAAGTTTGTCATTACGAACAAAGCCAGC
Proteins encoded:
- a CDS encoding carbohydrate ABC transporter permease, with translation MAIAVQKKIKESAGDRAFLITIHIVLILVAIAVIYPLIFILSSSISSPAAVTSGKVWLWPVDISFKGFKVLFNTSEIITGYANSIFYTAAGTIISVILTIMIAYPLSRKGFFGRNTLMMMITFTMIFSGGLIPTYMVVKQLHLIDTRWALLIPNAIWVWQVIIARSFFQSSIPEELLEASEIDGCSDLRFIWSVVIPLSKPIIAVLVLMYAVGQWNAYFDALIYLKSADLFPLQLVLRSIIIQNNSSGNMDAAAMVERQQLAELLKYALIVVATLPVLVIYPFVQRYFVQGMLVGSVKG
- a CDS encoding extracellular solute-binding protein; its protein translation is MKKSMVTLLMLVMIFTVVLSGCASKNIDNASSGQTGNAGSEGSGKPVNISVFSVQESGIDIPTNKFTQFVSEKFNIKFNWQINPSDGAKEKRQISLASGDYPDAYMLTHYIDQFSQADLLKYGKQGVLLPLNDLIDKYGPNIKAAMENYPAMKTFNTAPDGNIYGLGAFTECFHCSYPNKMWINTEWLKKLNLEMPKTTEEFKQVLEAFKSEDPNGNGKADEVPLSGSTEDFGVRIIPFLMNAFVYDDDRNYLNLVAGKVQSAAISPEWKEGLTYIKSLFDAGLIDPGAFTQNAEAFKKIGENAGAEILGAGAGMHPAIFINIDPGNTRSAHYNPVPPLTGPNGISYATHDAGGVAPGAKFVITNKASEEAQIALIKMVDYMFTPEGQTNAGSGMKGIDWTDPEPGDVALGKDVKPVVKSIPMKEGEAPRNAGWSGMGHFFMPKDYRDTFVQATDIYASNGYERRLYDATLLYQGHEPKDIFPIWSIWIDPAEIDEASLLQTNLRNYIEQNELQFITGNKDINKDWDDYVKGLENLKLDRYLEILQKAYDNTKK
- a CDS encoding ABC transporter permease; its protein translation is MIPPLLFFLVFKYYPMLNAVLAFKDYNVIKGIWESPWVGFKNFELFFENPLFWTLVKNTIMLSGYLLLAGFPIPILLALMINEVRNTKFKKFFQLVSFAPYFISTVVMVSIIMLFLAPRLGFANIALNFFGFHSVNFLGEPGMFRSIYVWSDIWQTAGYSAVIYLAALAGIDPTLYEAAKIDGASRFQKIRHVDLPGIMPTIVIILILNVGNVMALGFEKVYLLQNPLNLANSEIIATYVYRVGLLNANYSFATAVGLFNSVINLVLLLTVNGLAKRITNNSIW